A genomic segment from Truepera sp. encodes:
- a CDS encoding FAD-dependent oxidoreductase yields the protein MLGQRARDFGRLRREEYDVLVVGGGATGAGTALEAASRGLRTALVERHDFASGTSSRSTKLVHGGVRYLEQAVRHADRSQFHLVREALRERALLLANAPHLARALALLTPIYGALELPYYFTGLKLYDILAGRANLKPSRLIGRDQAVKRFPMLRHEGLRGAVEYHDGQFDDARMNVALALTAAREGAVVLNYAEVTELTKRAGRVIGAVVRGSLPGDPGPVEVAARVVVNATGPFADGLRRIDDPSTPEILETSSGVHIVLPARFSPPDTGLLIPKTEDGRVLFLLPWLGHTLVGTTDNPAPVQEDPRASEEDVAYILRHVREYFDLPVERSDVLSTWSGLRPLVRPDAIASLEGEVATHPSARPAAEGGPKATARLSRDHTILVSPTGLVTITGGKWTTYRRMAEDTIAVAVHQASLAPTKESVTSHLKLVGADEFQDDGGARLVNGFGLPADVAAHLSAAYGDRAEVVARLASAGLRERLAPGLPYLEAEVVYARDHEYAHSAADVLERRLRLGFLDTRAAAAAQERVQALLQTRAP from the coding sequence TTGCTCGGTCAGCGCGCTAGGGACTTCGGCCGCTTGCGGCGAGAGGAGTACGACGTGCTCGTCGTGGGTGGCGGCGCGACCGGCGCGGGCACCGCGCTCGAGGCAGCCTCGCGCGGCCTTCGCACCGCGCTGGTGGAGCGCCACGACTTCGCCTCGGGCACCAGCAGCCGGAGCACGAAGCTCGTTCACGGGGGCGTCAGGTACCTTGAGCAGGCCGTCCGGCATGCCGATCGCTCGCAGTTCCACCTCGTTCGCGAGGCACTCAGGGAGCGCGCGTTGCTGCTCGCCAACGCGCCGCACCTGGCGCGCGCACTGGCCCTGCTCACCCCGATCTACGGGGCCTTGGAACTGCCCTACTACTTCACGGGCCTGAAGCTCTATGACATCCTGGCGGGCCGGGCCAATCTCAAACCCAGCCGCTTGATCGGCCGCGACCAGGCCGTGAAACGCTTCCCCATGCTCAGGCACGAGGGACTTCGTGGCGCCGTGGAGTATCACGACGGCCAGTTCGACGACGCACGCATGAACGTTGCCCTCGCACTTACGGCGGCCCGCGAGGGGGCGGTCGTCCTCAACTACGCGGAGGTCACGGAGCTCACCAAGCGGGCCGGCCGCGTGATCGGCGCGGTGGTGCGGGGCTCGCTGCCGGGAGACCCTGGTCCGGTCGAGGTAGCCGCCCGCGTGGTGGTGAACGCCACCGGCCCGTTCGCCGACGGTCTGAGGCGCATTGACGACCCGTCGACGCCTGAGATCCTGGAGACCAGTTCGGGCGTTCACATCGTGCTCCCGGCGCGTTTCAGCCCGCCCGACACGGGCCTGCTGATTCCCAAGACGGAGGACGGCCGCGTGCTCTTCTTGCTGCCTTGGCTCGGGCACACGCTGGTAGGCACGACCGACAACCCGGCGCCCGTACAGGAGGACCCCCGCGCCTCCGAGGAGGACGTGGCTTACATCCTGCGTCACGTACGGGAGTACTTCGACCTACCCGTCGAGCGGTCCGATGTCCTGTCGACCTGGTCGGGTCTCAGGCCCCTAGTGCGGCCGGACGCCATTGCGTCGCTGGAGGGCGAGGTCGCCACCCATCCAAGCGCGAGGCCCGCCGCCGAGGGTGGCCCCAAAGCCACGGCGCGCCTCTCCCGCGACCACACTATCCTAGTGAGCCCCACGGGGCTCGTGACCATCACCGGCGGCAAGTGGACGACCTACCGGCGCATGGCCGAGGACACCATCGCCGTGGCCGTCCACCAGGCGTCCCTTGCGCCCACGAAGGAGAGCGTCACCTCGCACCTGAAGCTGGTCGGCGCCGATGAGTTCCAGGACGACGGGGGCGCAAGGCTGGTGAACGGCTTCGGGTTGCCGGCCGACGTGGCGGCGCACTTGTCGGCCGCGTACGGCGACCGGGCGGAAGTGGTGGCGCGCTTGGCGAGCGCCGGCCTGCGGGAGCGCCTGGCTCCCGGCCTCCCCTACCTCGAGGCCGAGGTCGTCTACGCCCGCGACCACGAGTACGCCCACTCCGCCGCCGACGTGCTTGAGCGGCGGCTGCGCCTTGGCTTCTTGGACACGCGCGCGGCCGCCGCGGCGCAAGAGCGGGTGCAGGCCCTGCTGCAAACTCGGGCGCCGTAG
- a CDS encoding MDR family MFS transporter, translated as MNQGTTTAAPLPAGVAPKVSPGAAGFSARERNLTFAALLVVFLLGALDQTIVSTAMPRIIEHLGGLNLYTWVTTAYLLASTVMVPIYGKLSDSYGRKPILVIGVVIFLVGSALSGLAGEFGSLPLLGGGMTQLIAFRAIQGLGGAALFSSAFAIIADMIPASERGKYQGLFGGVFGLAAVLGPLVGGFFTDMGDTSFLGLAIAGWRWVFYVNLPLGMLALFMIARVMPSLPPAGRKGALDALGATLIVTTFLPMLLALTWAGSTYPWGSPIIIGMLAFSAASLLAFVFVESRAADPMLPLELFRIPVFTTANLASFVINVAFLGIVMFLPLFMQLVLGVSATNSGFTLLPLMSGMIVSSFLAGLLVTKTGRYKPIMIGGSVILLVGAYFLTNISLDTTLFELGWRMVVVGVGLGPAQSLFTLSVQNSVPFAQMGVATSASQFFRQIGSVIGLAVFGTLLTISVQREIPNYVPAIPGVTQVFDLNSLVGVGSETAAADPSTVHGELQGVVEALRGRLTAVVAGDAATAQAVAADATMPEAVRQFAAEAPSLTPVEREARLPQVMGALETYLTDLGRQFEHGIKQGFAVSIRLLFQVSFVILLLGSAVIPFIPGLPLRKVAAMDVARGAAKAD; from the coding sequence GTGAACCAAGGCACCACTACCGCTGCTCCGCTGCCGGCCGGCGTCGCGCCCAAGGTAAGTCCCGGGGCCGCCGGCTTCAGCGCCCGGGAACGCAATCTCACGTTCGCCGCGCTGCTGGTCGTCTTCCTCCTAGGAGCGCTCGACCAGACCATCGTTTCCACCGCCATGCCGCGCATCATCGAGCACCTGGGTGGCCTCAACCTCTACACCTGGGTCACGACCGCCTACCTGCTCGCCTCGACGGTAATGGTGCCCATCTACGGCAAGCTCTCAGACTCATACGGCCGGAAGCCGATCCTGGTCATCGGCGTGGTGATCTTCCTGGTGGGATCGGCCCTCAGCGGGCTGGCGGGGGAGTTCGGCAGCCTGCCGCTGCTTGGCGGCGGCATGACCCAACTCATCGCCTTCAGGGCCATCCAGGGCCTGGGTGGCGCAGCACTCTTCTCGAGCGCCTTCGCCATCATCGCCGACATGATCCCTGCGTCCGAGCGCGGCAAGTACCAGGGACTCTTCGGCGGCGTGTTCGGACTGGCCGCCGTACTGGGGCCGCTGGTCGGCGGCTTCTTCACCGACATGGGCGACACCAGCTTCTTGGGCCTAGCCATTGCGGGCTGGCGTTGGGTGTTCTACGTGAACCTCCCGCTCGGCATGCTGGCGCTGTTCATGATCGCTCGCGTCATGCCGTCCTTGCCTCCGGCCGGCCGCAAGGGCGCCCTCGACGCGCTGGGCGCCACGCTCATCGTCACCACCTTCTTGCCCATGCTGCTCGCCCTCACGTGGGCGGGTAGCACTTACCCCTGGGGTTCGCCGATCATCATCGGGATGCTCGCCTTCTCGGCCGCGTCCCTGCTGGCCTTCGTGTTCGTCGAGAGCAGGGCGGCGGACCCCATGCTGCCGCTCGAACTCTTCCGGATCCCGGTGTTCACCACGGCGAACCTCGCGTCGTTCGTCATAAACGTGGCGTTCCTGGGGATCGTCATGTTCCTGCCGCTCTTCATGCAACTCGTGCTCGGGGTGTCGGCCACCAACTCGGGGTTCACGCTGCTGCCACTCATGAGCGGCATGATCGTCAGCTCGTTCCTGGCCGGCCTCCTCGTCACCAAGACGGGGCGCTACAAGCCGATCATGATCGGCGGCTCGGTCATCTTGCTGGTAGGCGCCTACTTCCTCACCAACATCAGCCTCGACACCACCCTCTTCGAGCTCGGTTGGCGCATGGTCGTCGTGGGGGTCGGGTTGGGACCGGCCCAGAGCCTGTTCACGCTCTCCGTGCAGAACTCGGTGCCCTTCGCGCAGATGGGCGTGGCCACCAGCGCCAGCCAGTTCTTCAGGCAGATCGGCTCGGTCATCGGCCTCGCCGTTTTCGGAACCCTGTTGACCATCAGCGTGCAGCGCGAGATACCCAACTACGTGCCGGCGATCCCCGGGGTGACCCAGGTGTTCGACCTCAACTCCCTGGTCGGCGTGGGCAGCGAGACGGCGGCTGCGGACCCCAGCACCGTGCATGGCGAACTCCAGGGCGTCGTGGAGGCGCTCAGGGGCCGGCTCACGGCCGTCGTGGCCGGCGACGCGGCTACCGCCCAGGCCGTGGCCGCCGACGCGACCATGCCGGAGGCGGTGCGGCAGTTCGCCGCCGAGGCGCCGAGTCTCACGCCGGTAGAGCGCGAAGCTCGACTGCCGCAAGTGATGGGGGCCCTGGAGACCTACCTGACGGACTTGGGCCGCCAGTTCGAGCACGGGATCAAGCAAGGCTTCGCGGTGTCCATCCGGCTTCTCTTCCAGGTGAGCTTTGTCATCTTGCTACTGGGGTCGGCCGTCATCCCCTTCATCCCTGGCTTGCCGCTGCGCAAGGTGGCCGCCATGGACGTGGCCCGCGGGGCGGCCAAGGCCGACTGA
- a CDS encoding TlpA disulfide reductase family protein — protein MGAEESPAKRVRRGRLIIAVTAVAVLVAAGWFLFKPSSANAKGLPDVALEALAGGDTVNLAHVEGRPVVVNLWATWCPPCRRELPMLAAAARSNPGVGFYFVDQGETRETVQSYLDERKDLDLNGVLLDDAGELSNRFGAVGLPVTLFFDANGRHVLTHLGEVTEVEMINYLSDLKRGRL, from the coding sequence ATGGGCGCTGAGGAGTCGCCAGCCAAGCGCGTGCGGCGAGGACGGCTGATAATCGCCGTCACAGCTGTCGCGGTTCTTGTCGCGGCCGGCTGGTTCCTGTTCAAGCCGAGCAGCGCGAACGCCAAGGGCCTACCCGACGTCGCGCTCGAGGCGCTGGCGGGTGGTGACACCGTCAACCTGGCCCACGTAGAGGGCCGGCCGGTGGTCGTCAATCTGTGGGCCACCTGGTGTCCGCCGTGCCGCCGCGAGCTCCCGATGCTCGCCGCCGCGGCCCGCTCCAACCCGGGCGTGGGCTTCTACTTCGTGGACCAGGGCGAGACGCGCGAGACCGTGCAGTCTTACCTCGACGAGCGCAAGGACCTCGACCTGAACGGTGTGTTGCTGGACGACGCGGGCGAGCTCTCCAACCGCTTCGGGGCCGTGGGGCTGCCCGTCACCCTGTTCTTCGACGCGAACGGAAGGCATGTCCTCACCCACTTGGGTGAGGTAACTGAGGTCGAGATGATCAACTACCTGAGCGACCTGAAGCGGGGAAGGCTTTGA